Proteins encoded in a region of the bacterium genome:
- the secE gene encoding preprotein translocase subunit SecE has product MKFFRKIRSFFDDVVKELKRTSWPSRNEVQGTTVVVVVTVVIVSVYLYGVDLLLGTAQKYLLFRGVAGN; this is encoded by the coding sequence GTGAAATTCTTCCGCAAGATTCGGAGCTTCTTCGACGACGTCGTCAAGGAGCTCAAGCGGACCTCCTGGCCGTCGCGGAACGAAGTGCAGGGCACGACCGTCGTCGTCGTCGTGACGGTGGTGATCGTGTCGGTCTACCTCTACGGGGTGGACCTGCTGCTGGGCACCGCCCAGAAGTACTTGCTCTTCCGCGGCGTCGCCGGAAACTGA
- the rpmG gene encoding 50S ribosomal protein L33, whose amino-acid sequence MRENIVLACTECKQRNYTSKKNKKTTPDRLELKKYCRFCRKHTPHKESR is encoded by the coding sequence ATGCGCGAGAACATCGTGCTGGCCTGCACTGAGTGCAAGCAGCGCAACTACACCTCGAAGAAGAACAAGAAGACCACGCCCGACCGGCTGGAGCTGAAGAAGTACTGCCGCTTCTGCCGCAAGCACACGCCCCACAAGGAATCGCGCTGA